The Triticum dicoccoides isolate Atlit2015 ecotype Zavitan chromosome 6A, WEW_v2.0, whole genome shotgun sequence genome has a window encoding:
- the LOC119319534 gene encoding BAG family molecular chaperone regulator 5, mitochondrial, protein MGSYHYSSASQFFFAAGDPGPGPSPAARKPARTVRIPVTTPQDAAAARIQAAFRSRRVRRHVAAVRAADAEATRLERLLRRQETVDAVRGDDRERARFSEALMAVLLRLDAVPGHDPAVREARRAVSRRVVGLQEVFDSVLAAPEADTYGVPASLAQVLEGIWGVGEAPAAPPPPAAAAAEEEARRSGWGRFFGVL, encoded by the coding sequence ATGGGCTCCTACCACTACAGCTCCGCCTCGCAGTTCTTCTTCGCCGCCGGCGACCCCGGCCCCGGCCCCAGCCCCGCCGCGCGCAAGCCCGCCAGAACCGTCCGGATCCCCGTCACCACGCCTCAGGACGCGGCGGCCGCCAGGATCCAGGCGGCGTTCCGCAGCCGCCGGGTCCGGAGGCACGTGGCGGCCGTGCGCGCCGCCGACGCCGAGGCGACGCGGCTCGAGCGGCTGCTCCGGCGGCAGGAGACCGTGGACGCCGTCCGCGGCGACGACCGCGAGCGCGCGCGCTTCTCGGAGGCGCTCATGGCCGTGCTGCTCCGCCTCGACGCCGTCCCGGGCCACGACCCGGCCGTGCGGGAGGCGCGGCGCGCCGTCAGCCGCCGCGTCGTCGGCCTCCAGGAGGTGTTCGACTCCGTGCTCGCCGCGCCCGAGGCCGACACCTACGGCGTCCCGGCGAGCCTGGCCCAGGTTCTCGAGGGGATCTGGGGCGTCGGAGAGGCGccggctgcgccgccgccgccggcggcagcGGCCGCTGAGGaggaggcgaggaggagtggctggggCAGGTTTTTCGGGGTACTTTAG